Proteins found in one Seonamhaeicola sp. S2-3 genomic segment:
- a CDS encoding aspartate kinase, whose product MKVLKFGGTSVGSVENMQNVKNIINDGEKKVVVLSAMSGTTNHLVAIANNIAEKQTDEALNSINKLHETYFETVDKLLSNEALNKEVKEYVSDVFNFLIACTYKEFSQVLENSILAQGELLSTYMFNSYLKQEGVKSALLPALDFMRINAENEPDMERIKAGFKTILNEAEPSEIYITQGFICLDVNDDISNLQRGGSDYTATIIGAAIKAEEVQIWTDIDGMHNNDPRYVDNTKPISNLSFEEAAELAYFGAKILHPQTVTPVRADNIPVRLKNTMKPEAYGTLINSDHSEVGVKAMAAKDNITAIKIKSARMLNAHGFLKKVFEVFEQYQTSIDMITTSEIAVSLTIDNDTNLEKIIAELEKIAHIEVDKNQSIICLVGHSIVNHPETHKLFQILQDVKIRMISYGGSNNNISLLVDTKDKINTLQKLNDYLFELVA is encoded by the coding sequence ATGAAAGTATTGAAGTTTGGAGGCACATCGGTTGGCTCTGTTGAAAATATGCAAAACGTTAAAAATATTATTAACGATGGCGAGAAAAAAGTAGTTGTGCTTTCTGCTATGTCTGGAACCACAAATCACCTAGTGGCTATTGCTAACAATATTGCAGAGAAGCAAACAGATGAAGCATTAAACAGTATTAATAAATTACATGAAACCTATTTTGAAACAGTAGACAAACTATTGTCTAATGAAGCCTTGAATAAAGAAGTTAAGGAATATGTTTCTGATGTTTTTAACTTTTTAATAGCCTGTACATATAAAGAGTTTTCTCAGGTTTTAGAAAATAGTATTTTAGCTCAAGGTGAGTTGCTTTCAACTTACATGTTTAATAGCTATTTAAAGCAAGAAGGAGTGAAATCTGCTTTATTACCAGCGCTTGATTTTATGCGAATTAATGCTGAAAACGAGCCAGATATGGAGCGTATTAAGGCGGGTTTTAAAACAATTTTAAATGAAGCAGAACCTTCTGAGATATATATAACCCAAGGTTTTATTTGTTTAGATGTAAATGATGATATTTCTAATTTACAACGTGGAGGGAGTGATTATACGGCAACAATAATAGGTGCAGCTATTAAAGCAGAAGAAGTTCAAATTTGGACAGATATTGATGGTATGCACAACAATGATCCTAGATATGTTGATAATACTAAGCCAATTTCAAATCTATCATTTGAAGAGGCTGCAGAGTTAGCTTATTTTGGAGCTAAAATTTTACACCCACAAACAGTAACTCCAGTAAGAGCAGATAATATTCCTGTTAGGTTAAAAAACACAATGAAGCCCGAAGCTTATGGGACTTTAATTAATAGCGACCATTCTGAAGTTGGTGTTAAAGCTATGGCTGCTAAAGATAATATTACAGCTATTAAAATAAAGTCTGCACGTATGTTAAATGCTCACGGGTTTTTAAAGAAAGTATTTGAAGTTTTTGAGCAATACCAAACATCAATAGATATGATTACAACTTCTGAAATTGCTGTTTCATTAACTATTGATAATGATACCAATTTAGAAAAAATTATTGCTGAGCTAGAAAAAATAGCACATATTGAAGTTGATAAAAACCAAAGTATTATTTGTTTGGTTGGGCACAGTATAGTGAATCATCCAGAAACACATAAATTATTTCAAATATTGCAGGATGTAAAAATTAGAATGATATCTTACGGTGGCAGCAATAATAATATTTCACTTTTAGTTGATACAAAAGATAAAATTAATACGCTGCAAAAACTTAATGATTATTTATTTGAATTAGTAGCGTAG
- a CDS encoding alpha/beta fold hydrolase produces MILEYKGTNIFYTDTGKGTAVVLLHGFLESSKIWDSFIPKLSKKNRVICIDLLGHGKTGCLGYIHSMELMAEAVDAVLKHLRIRKSIFIGHSMGGYVALAFAEKKPDNVKGLCLMNSTASADTPEKRKNRERGIQAVKQNHKTFIRIAISNLFTPKNRTIFKNEIEDLVDNCLQTPLQGIVAALEGMKIRDDREVLLHFSPYKKMMIIGKNDPALDYNQLITQTENTEVKIVEFEGGHMSFIENKEELLSSLMHFVEFI; encoded by the coding sequence ATGATTTTAGAGTACAAAGGCACTAATATTTTTTATACAGACACGGGTAAAGGTACTGCTGTTGTTTTACTGCATGGCTTTTTAGAAAGCTCCAAAATTTGGGATTCGTTTATACCAAAGCTTTCAAAAAAAAATAGAGTTATTTGCATAGATCTTTTAGGCCATGGTAAAACAGGTTGTTTAGGCTATATACATTCTATGGAACTCATGGCAGAAGCTGTAGATGCTGTTCTTAAACATTTAAGAATTAGAAAATCCATTTTTATTGGTCATTCTATGGGTGGTTATGTAGCGCTTGCTTTTGCAGAAAAAAAACCAGACAATGTAAAAGGTTTATGCTTAATGAATTCTACCGCTAGTGCTGATACTCCAGAGAAAAGGAAAAATAGAGAAAGAGGCATACAAGCTGTAAAACAAAACCACAAAACATTTATTAGAATTGCTATTTCTAACCTGTTCACACCTAAAAATCGAACTATTTTTAAAAACGAAATAGAAGATTTAGTTGATAATTGTTTACAAACCCCTTTACAAGGTATTGTAGCAGCGTTAGAAGGCATGAAAATTAGAGACGACCGCGAAGTTCTACTTCACTTTTCACCTTATAAAAAAATGATGATTATAGGGAAAAATGATCCTGCTTTAGATTATAATCAACTAATTACTCAAACAGAAAACACCGAAGTAAAAATAGTGGAATTTGAAGGCGGCCATATGAGTTTTATAGAAAATAAAGAGGAATTACTAAGTTCTTTAATGCATTTCGTCGAATTTATTTAA
- the thiL gene encoding thiamine-phosphate kinase, translating into MIEDKNQQRTPLSDLGEFGLIDHLTKNFKIKQSSTVKSIGDDAAVLDFKKNKIVVTTDFLVEGVHFDLSYMPLKHLGYKAVIVNLSDVYAMNANATQVTVSIAVSNRFPLEALEALYAGIETASRIYNIDVVGGDTTSSTSGLLISVTAIGEVEANNEVYRSGAQVNDLLVVSGDLGGAYMGLQVLEREKEVFKVNPNNQPDLEPYTYIVERQLKPEARKDIVKLLKDLDVKPTAMIDISDGLSSEIIHICKQSNVGCDLYENKIPLDPQVISTCEEFNIDSTTVALNGGEDYELLFTIAQKDYPKIKANPSLTVIGYIREKEAGMHLVTRADTKIALKAQGWKNFND; encoded by the coding sequence ATGATAGAAGATAAAAACCAACAAAGAACTCCGTTAAGTGATTTAGGTGAATTTGGATTGATAGACCATTTAACCAAGAATTTTAAAATTAAACAATCATCAACCGTTAAAAGTATTGGAGATGATGCGGCTGTTTTAGATTTTAAAAAAAATAAAATAGTTGTAACAACCGATTTTCTTGTAGAAGGTGTTCATTTTGATTTAAGTTACATGCCTTTAAAGCACCTAGGGTATAAGGCGGTAATAGTAAATTTATCTGATGTATATGCAATGAATGCTAATGCAACTCAAGTAACGGTTTCTATAGCAGTTTCTAATAGATTTCCTTTAGAAGCTTTAGAAGCGTTATATGCAGGTATAGAAACAGCATCAAGAATTTATAATATTGATGTTGTTGGTGGTGATACTACATCTTCTACCTCTGGGTTATTAATATCAGTTACTGCTATTGGTGAAGTTGAAGCAAATAATGAAGTTTACAGAAGTGGTGCGCAAGTTAATGATTTACTAGTTGTTTCTGGAGATTTAGGCGGTGCTTATATGGGGTTACAGGTTTTAGAAAGAGAAAAGGAAGTTTTTAAAGTAAACCCAAATAACCAACCAGATTTAGAACCGTACACTTACATTGTAGAGCGCCAATTAAAGCCAGAAGCAAGAAAGGATATAGTTAAATTATTAAAAGATTTAGATGTGAAGCCCACCGCCATGATTGATATTAGTGATGGTCTTTCTTCAGAGATAATTCATATTTGTAAACAAAGCAATGTGGGTTGCGATTTGTATGAAAATAAAATTCCGTTAGACCCTCAAGTTATTTCAACTTGTGAAGAATTTAATATAGATAGTACTACTGTAGCGTTAAATGGGGGAGAAGATTATGAATTGTTGTTTACTATAGCTCAAAAAGATTATCCTAAAATAAAAGCAAATCCAAGCTTAACCGTAATAGGTTATATAAGAGAAAAAGAAGCAGGCATGCACTTAGTAACTAGAGCAGATACTAAAATAGCACTTAAAGCACAAGGGTGGAAAAATTTTAATGACTAA
- a CDS encoding iron-sulfur cluster assembly accessory protein: MIKVSETAKKKIIELMAEDGYNASTDYVRVGVKSGGCSGLSYDLKFDKEQQEDDKVFEDNDVKIIVDKKSFLYLIGTTLEYSGGLNGTGFVFNNPNANRTCGCGESFSL, from the coding sequence ATGATTAAAGTTTCAGAAACAGCAAAGAAAAAAATAATAGAGCTTATGGCCGAAGACGGCTATAACGCATCTACAGATTATGTGCGCGTTGGTGTAAAAAGTGGCGGTTGTTCGGGCTTATCTTATGATTTAAAATTTGATAAAGAACAACAAGAAGATGATAAAGTATTTGAAGACAACGATGTAAAAATCATTGTAGATAAGAAAAGCTTTTTATATCTTATAGGAACTACTTTAGAATATTCCGGTGGATTAAACGGAACAGGATTTGTTTTTAACAATCCTAATGCCAATAGAACTTGCGGTTGTGGCGAATCGTTTTCACTATAA